In the genome of Vicia villosa cultivar HV-30 ecotype Madison, WI linkage group LG7, Vvil1.0, whole genome shotgun sequence, one region contains:
- the LOC131620190 gene encoding uncharacterized protein LOC131620190 yields the protein MEKSRIFLVVLMLLQCWVAMADTEYLKYKDPKQPLNTRIKDLVGRMTLEEKIGQMLQIERTVASADIVNKYYIGSLLSAGGSVPKVNATANDWVDMVNKFQKGALSTRLGIPIIYGVDAVHGHNNVYNATIFPHNIGLGATRDPQLVKKIGDATALEARATGVSYLFAPSIAVCRDPRWGRCYESYSEDHKIVQAMTEIILGLQGDIPPHSRKGVQYVAGNKKVAACAKHYVGDGGTTKGINENDTVITRHELLSIHMPAYYDSIIKGVSTIMVSYSSLNGQKMHTNYDLITRFLKNTLRFKGFVISDFFGIDKITSPPHANYTHSIEVGVNAGIDMVMTAADFREFIDGLSLLVKTNVVSMKRIDDAVKRILRVKFVMGLFEKPLADYSLADHLGSQEHRELAREAVRKSLVLLKNGESVDKPLLPLPKKASKILVSGIHADNLGYQCGGWTIQWQGLSGNNITSGTTILSAIKNTVDKDTKIVYQENPSLEYVKSNDFSYAIVVVGETPYAETNGDSLNLTISGNGAETINNVCSGVRCVVVLITGRPVVMLPYIDIIEGLVAAWLPGSEGYGVTDVLFGDYGFSGKLPRTWLKSVDQLPMNVGDSHYDPLFPFGFGLTTQGLKNT from the exons ATGGAGAAAAGTAGAATATTTTTGGTGGTGCTTATGTTGTTGCAGTGTTGGGTAGCTATGGCAGATACTGAATATTTGAAATACAAAGATCCAAAGCAACCATTGAATACTAGAATTAAGGATCTTGTTGGTAGAATGACTTTGGAAGAGAAAATCGGTCAAATGCTTCAAATTGAGCGCACGGTTGCTTCTGCTGATATAGTGAACAAGTATTACATTG GGAGTCTTCTGAGTGCTGGTGGAAGTGTTCCTAAGGTGAACGCAACTGCAAATGATTGGGTTGATATGGTGAATAAGTTTCAAAAAGGTGCATTGTCGACTAGGCTTGGAATTCCAATAATATATGGAGTTGATGCTGTTCATGGTCATAACAATGTTTATAATGCTACTATTTTTCCTCACAATATCGGTCTAGGGGCTACAAG GGATCCTCAACTAGTGAAGAAGATTGGTGATGCAACTGCTCTTGAAGCAAGAGCGACCGGAGTTTCATATCTCTTCGCTCCTAGCATCGCG GTTTGTAGAGATCCAAGATGGGGTAGATGTTATGAAAGTTATAGTGAAGATCATAAAATTGTTCAAGCTATGACCGAGATCATTCTAGGATTGCAAGGTGATATCCCTCCACATTCACGCAAGGGTGTTCAATATGTTGCTGGAAACAAGAAAGTAGCAGCTTGTGCAAAACACTATGTTGGTGATGGTGGAACGACAAAAGGAATCAATGAGAATGACACAGTTATAACAAGACATGAATTGCTTAGCATTCACATGCCAGCTTACTATGACTCCATTATTAAGGGTGTCTCAACCATCATGGTTTCTTACTCAAGCTTGAATGGACAAAAAATGCATACTAATTACGATTTAATCACAAGATTTCTCAAGAACACGCTCCGTTTTAAA GGTTTTGTCATATCAGATTTTTTCGGAATTGACAAGATAACTTCACCTCCTCATGCTAACTACACACATTCTATTGAAGTCGGAGTAAATGCCGGTATTGACATG GTAATGACTGCAGCTGACTTCCGAGAATTCATAGATGGCTTATCTTTACTAGTGAAAACAAATGTTGTATCTATGAAAAGAATCGATGATGCAGTGAAGAGAATTTTGAGAGTCAAGTTTGTAATGGGTCTATTTGAAAAACCATTGGCTGATTACAGTCTTGCCGACCATCTCGGAAGCCAG GAGCATAGAGAGTTGGCTAGAGAAGCTGTGAGGAAATCATTGGTACTATTAAAGAACGGTGAAAGCGTTGATAAGCCGTTGCTTCCTCTTCCTAAAAAGGCTTCAAAAATACTTGTTTCCGGAATTCATGCTGATAATCTAGGCTATCAATGTGGTGGATGGACGATTCAATGGCAAGGGCTTAGCGGCAACAACATTACTAGTGGTACGACAATTCTGAGTGCGATAAAAAATACAGTTGACAAAGACACTAAGATAGTCTATCAGGAGAATCCATCTCTCGAATATGTAAAATCAAATGATTTTTCATATGCAATTGTGGTAGTCGGAGAAACACCATATGCGGAAACAAATGGCGACAGTTTAAACTTAACCATCTCAGGTAATGGGGCAGAAACAATAAACAATGTATGCAGCGGAGTGAGATGTGTGGTTGTGTTAATAACTGGTAGACCTGTTGTTATGTTACCATATATTGACATAATCGAAGGACTTGTTGCGGCATGGCTTCCTGGTAGTGAAGGTTACGGTGTTACAGATGTTTTGTTTGGTGATTATGGATTTAGTGGTAAACTTCCAAGGACATGGCTTAAGAGTGTTGATCAATTACCTATGAATGTTGGTGATTCTCATTATGATCCTTTGTTTCCATTTGGATTTGGTCTTACTACTCAAGGTCTTAAGAATACTTAG